aaaaaaaaaaaaaaaaaaaattatatatatatatatatatatattcgtattCGTCCCTTTTAAccctttttaaattaaaatttacacGTTATAcaattttgctatttttttttttttttttttttttcccgcTTTCTTATGACTTATCCGAAATTTTACGCcttaatacatttttccAATATCGAAGAGAAGttgtttttcaaaatttaatatacatgTGAAAAgttctgtatatatatatatatatatatatataagtatacacacgtgaaaaatatacataaaaaggtaaacatgaataatatgtatgcatgtatgtagagtataataacatataccAACACAAATGCAGTAAtaccatttaaaaaaaaaaaaaaaaaaaagaattgcaCGAGCAGAAGGTTTACGAAATATGCGCGTGGAGAAATGATGTTGAACATTCTTatttaatagtaaaaaaaaataaaaaaaaaaagtccaaccaaaaaggaaatattgaaaaaggaATAGTGAAAATGAACTATTAAAAGTTATGTACTAAAGATTAAGtactaaaaaatacatatttaaaacgTATTAACAATTTCGTACTAAAAACGTACTAACAATTTCGTATTAAAAACTTATTAACAATTTCGTATTAAAAACTTATTAACAATTTCGTATTAAAAACTTATTAACAATTTCGTATTAAAAACTTATTAACAATTTCGTATAAAAGACTTATTAACAATTTCGTATAAAAGACTTATTAACATTCACTTaccatatattttgtaataaaaatttaaataatgtatGATCAAAAAAATCATAGACGGGGATGCGGTGAGggacaaataaaaaaagcttGTTGCCTCAAGAGCACTTTTACAGCCATTTTGAAGAGAAAAATTAAGGAATTTCTTATCTTCACTTGTacttgtatatttaaaaatgtaatatagtATATGTACCATATGTTATGTATGCTACGCGTGTAATATATGCATGGGCATACAAAGGAAAATGCACTTACAAGCGGAATGATAAATACGCagttttaaaacaaaaataaaattttctcatatatatataattatcaaCTTCTCTATCCGCTTAATTGTTTAATTTGtgctttcctttttttataaacccATCTCAATTTTAAAAGTACATAATGAATAAATCGAATGTTGAAAAGGTAGGAGcgaataattttcttttttaaaatgggATGTATagacatatttaaaattttaataaccATAAGATATGTTATGTCTACTTTTCTCTTTACTTTTGAGTACATCTTTATAACACACATGCAAAGGGAAATTATGTGCCCTATTTTGAATTCAAAAAGGAGCCCATAGGTTGTTATCAGTCCTCCACTCAATCTTCTAGCCTTTTTATCAGTGGTTGTGGCATTGCTGAGTTGTCTGTCCTTACCATTTTCCTTATCGTAGTTGTTTCCCCTTCTCGCAGGAAAGACCTGCCCCGTCCTTGCATTTATATGGTTGAATAGGAAATATACCTCTTCTAACTCTCGTAGGAATAGAGCTTTCATTCGTTCTATGTTTTGATAACGTAAATAGAAAGACCAAAACATAAAGGACAGAAAAAATTTgtgcaaaatataaatgtagtTGTAAAGATCTTCATCTAAATTGTTGGTAATATATACAGGTTGATCAAAATAGTAGAAGGTAGCATTTTTAAAAGTCAAGTGATTAGGTTTCTTCGgtaaaggaataaaaaagcaGAGtaccttattattattaagattcatattgtttttaaataaattataaaataatttatagtcAATCAAATCTTTTTTAAACTGATATGTCTGTTCATCTATTTCAATGAGTATGCAATTCTTTGTATCAACGAATTTGCTACtaccaaattttttttctaagcTTTTTGTACACATACTTTTATTCAAGGTCTTTGTTGAAACATAGCTGAtttcatgtattttttttataatatttaatatataattattgtaagtgctattcatattattacagtattttaataatttattttcatagtACAATtcatgcattttttttaaaagagcatattttttattttgatggATTAAAGAAATTATCAAGAAATAGTAGTCTAAAAATTCGCTTCTTCTATTTATATccttaatatttcttttaatatagttAACTCCTTTTTCTAATTCTTTGGCTTTATCTTTATCGCCCATTGACGtattcttataatttaaaaaagaattgtgTGGACTGTTTGTTGTTATAATGTTTAGTGGGCTATAGTAATTACTACAGCTTTTGAAAAAGAAACTATTTACTCTAGTAAAATTTCTCAGAAGAGATATGTTTGATATGGATGCTTTAGAATTTAAAGGGAATAgtaaatttaatttcttaGGCTTCTTTTTATCACTACTTATGGTCGTTATGTCTTTAGCTTCTGCTTCGATTTCTTTTAATACGACTTCGTGCTCCTCCCTATAGGCACTCAGACTGAGCGGGAAAAAATGGTTTCCGCATTTttcgaaaaaaagaaaaaaaaaagaaaaaaaaaaaaaaaaaaaaaaaaaaaaaaaaaaaaaaagaaaaaaaaattttacacaagcttcacacacacacacacacacacttATTTTGTCTTTCCTACTTCCTATTTATGAATCTCCATATGTTTTTGAAGGAGTTAACCGAATACTGCATGCTGAAATCTTTTCTATTTAATTCCTTCCATCTCACATGGCCTACAACACGAAAACGTCATTTGAAGTTTGTATCAGTGTGGTGTAGGGGGCAAGAAAATTTTTCGCCATTTCAACGTTTCGTTTTGccatattttgttaaacttctttttattacattctatttttttattttttttctatttacgCATGTGTATAACCATACATCAGTTTGTCCATGTAGCATTTCCTTATGAGCTTTACAATGTCCTCCTTAGATAAGGACCTACAAAATAAGGAAACCAAATGGTGGTAAACGGAAACATTGGAAAAATTacgaataaattaaaaaaatttttgaataatttaaaatttttgatattACTCTAATAGGTTTTTACTTGTCTTCTTCAAGCTGTTCATATTCGCGTAAATCTAACATatgcacacacacatacacacgcacataaaaaaaaaaaaaaaaaaaaaaaaaaaaaaaaaaaagagtaatacTGATATATAAAGCCTTAATCATATTAACTGTCCTCTATATAAATTGacatttgtaaatataattttatctaCTACTAATGGGAGGACCAACACCAACTTAagtcttcttttttttttttttttttttttttttttttttgttatcgTTCTTTTACTCAAAGAGTTATAACTTTATAACTTTAAATTCTTGACACTACATGAAGTTTTAGTTTTTCGACCTTCCATAATTTGTTTAGCAAACAAGATTACAAGCTTACATGTTTACATGCTTACATGTTTACATGCTTACATGCTTACATGTTTATATGCTTACATGTTTACATGCTTACATGTTTTCATGcttacatatttacatgcTTACGCTTGTATGCACACTTACGTAAAGgctaatatatatgcttatgcTTACGTTTATACTTTGTTACGTTTCGCtgtttttgtttgttttcttttttttcgaagGTGTTaagaaaaagggaaaatattGTCAAGTAGACGCAACTAGCTATATCTGCTCAAACATACGTATCCACTTGTTTGTATTTCTAATTagttatttgttttattattttccatgAACACTTATACCTCCATTTCGTATTGTTATAAAAtggtattaatatatattagacaataaaatttataacactatttttctctttgcttgtttttataaattttcataagctccttttataatattttttaacataacaatgtttttttctttttttttttttcttacattatattacattttgaCACGTACTCTTCGTTGGATTGTTGAACTATAATTAGGCACTTCAACaaatggggaaaaaaaaaaaaaaaaaaaaaaaagacaataataaattaccTTCTTACTTTGAAAAGtgcatttaaaaatttgagtGTGTGGTCATAAAACATTAACTAAATTGTAAgtacaaaattaataatgttctttttacttatatttttatttatatttttatttatatttttatttttacttacatttatgtttatgtttatgttcATCGTTTGACATGTTATACATGTTATGAAGCTCTCTTCACCTTtgggaaaaaatagaaagagGGATCACTTTACGCATTCTGTATGTATCTACAGGagtgtatacatacatgaatattatgcacatatgtatgggCTTATAAATGTAGGTCGCCATGAATGTGAAACATAAGATTTCTGTGAGTTcatactgaaaaaaaaaaaaaaaaaaaagaggtgCGTATTTTTCGTAATACGTAAAAGTAATAAGATTTtaattccaaaaaaaaaaaaaaaaaaaaaaagaaagcaaaagaaggaaaagggaagtataaataaagaagaaatataGCAGAGATTATGTAGAAATAAAGTAGATGTAATGAAGAAGTAAAGCAATTATAATGCAGAAATAATGCAGAAATAATGCAGAAATAATGCAGAAATAAAGCAGATATAATgcaaatataacaaaaaactttttccattttatttaatagaatggtaaaaaaaatttttatgatacATGCACAATTACACTTAaacaaagagaaaaaaaaaactagctaaaaaattaatttaccAGGGCATTTGAAAAGGACAATATGAtccataaataatttttcgaATTAAGTAAAAGTAATTAAGCatattagtaaaaaatagaaaaataaaaaagtgtttactttaaataaatattcttacCATGTAGACAATTGTTTTATGGGAAAAAATCCAGTAGCAAGAGAATGAATATGcccctatatatatatatatatatgtatgtatgtatatatatatatatatatacccataCGCACATATAACAGTATTCAACagtgatatatttttaatttttgttaaaattagCAACATACATTGGGTCTatacatgaaaaataatcataatatattctaCTTTATAATagcataaatttt
This genomic interval from Plasmodium brasilianum strain Bolivian I chromosome 13, whole genome shotgun sequence contains the following:
- a CDS encoding hypothetical protein (conserved Plasmodium protein), producing the protein MDHIVLFKCPGEESFITCITCQTMNINININCLIIVQQSNEEYVSKCNIMSLSKEDIVKLIRKCYMDKLMYGHVRWKELNRKDFSMQYSVNSFKNIWRFINRNLSAYREEHEVVLKEIEAEAKDITTISSDKKKPKKLNLLFPLNSKASISNISLLRNFTRVNSFFFKSCSNYYSPLNIITTNSPHNSFLNYKNTSMGDKDKAKELEKGVNYIKRNIKDINRRSEFLDYYFLIISLIHQNKKYALLKKMHELYYENKLLKYCNNMNSTYNNYILNIIKKIHEISYVSTKTLNKSMCTKSLEKKFGSSKFVDTKNCILIEIDEQTYQFKKDLIDYKLFYNLFKNNMNLNNNKVLCFFIPLPKKPNHLTFKNATFYYFDQPVYITNNLDEDLYNYIYILHKFFLSFMFWSFYLRYQNIERMKALFLRELEEVYFLFNHINARTGQVFPARRGNNYDKENGKDRQLSNATTTDKKARRLSGGLITTYGLLFEFKIGHIISLCMCVIKMYSKVKRKVDITYLMVIKILNMSIHPILKKKIIRSYLFNIRFIHYVLLKLRWVYKKRKAQIKQLSG